In one window of Mercenaria mercenaria strain notata unplaced genomic scaffold, MADL_Memer_1 contig_812, whole genome shotgun sequence DNA:
- the LOC123560931 gene encoding uncharacterized protein LOC123560931 — protein MANQNNKRLHSETDSDMEGERNSHRPFTTNSAFPRFLLIQSVEDYFKMTSFLPFVIEKTLESIAGTPKSVKKLRTGDLSVEIEKAAHAQNLLKMTNFFGHPCKCIAHRTLNSSRGVIRCPDLAGVPETEIVQGLAEQHVTAARRVKIKRDGKEIITNTIILTFGIPFLPSSVKVGYLQTKVTQYIPNPLQCYNCFKFGHNESNCKGDFICHKCKQNGFSHEPDRCKGPLCCVNCGEEHSARSRDCKTWRIEKEVLNVKFTQGIGFPEARRIATAKFMPPSLTTTYSSITKSNAPKSTTFFDASTQTDSVPVQDLPKEKPKVSEKPSLTPQAPKAAAKPTLPPVVQNVPKYSSTPSSRQNVIPVPINVG, from the coding sequence ATGGCAAACCAAAATAATAAACGACTGCATTCGGAAACAGACTCGGACATGGAAGGTGAGAGAAATTCTCACCGACCTTTCACAACTAATTCGGCATTTCCACGATTTCTCCTTATTCAATCGGTTGAGGActattttaaaatgacaagttttttaCCTTTCGTCATAGAAAAAACACTCGAGAGTATAGCCGGAACGCCAAAATCTGTGAAGAAATTACGGACAGGAGATCTTTCGGTTGAAATTGAAAAGGCTGCACATGCACAGAATCTGCTCAAAATGACAAACTTTTTCGGCCACCCATgcaagtgcattgcacaccgtactctGAACTCCTCAAGGGGGGTTATTCGTTGCCCTGATCTTGCTGGGGTACCAgagacggagattgtgcaaggccttGCTGAACAACATGTTACAGCTGCTAGACGCGTGAAAATCAAACGAGATGGAAAAGAAATCATAACTAACACTATCATTCTTACATTCGGCATCCCATTCCTTCCTAGTTCTGTAAAAGTAGGTTATCTTCAAACAAAGGTCACCCAATATATACCAAATCCCCTCCAATGCTATaactgctttaaatttggacacaaCGAATCAAACTGCAAAGGAGATTTCATTTGTCACAAATGCAAACAAAACGGTTTCTCTCATGAGCCAGACAGGTGCAAGGGTCCATTgtgttgtgtgaattgcggcgaggaacattcagccaggtctcgcgacTGCAAGACATGGAGGATTGAAAAGGAGGTCCTCAATGTCaagttcacacagggcattggattccCTGAAGCCAGACGAATCGCAACTGCTAAGTTCATGCCTCCATCATTGACAACAACATATTCTTCAATTACAAAATCAAATGCACCAAAATCAACAACGTTTTTTGACgcgtctacgcaaactgattcTGTGCCTGTCCAAGATTTACCAAAGGAAAAGCCGAAAGTATCAGAAAAACCTTCGCTGACACCACAAGCTCCAaaggcagctgctaaaccaacactgccaccagTTGTACAAAATGTACCAAAGTATTCAAGCACGCCATCATCACGACAAAACGTTATACCAGTTccaatcaacgtggggtga